One Vicia villosa cultivar HV-30 ecotype Madison, WI linkage group LG5, Vvil1.0, whole genome shotgun sequence genomic window, ctaactgttctatgattaagaaaacaattcacacatatggttcctttgatcaacaggacataccagatacaagctcatctttggattttcatagaggtcttgaaaagaaaacctgaatgaatcctttcacttacactgagctcttcttccaactcccataagcttatgcctgaaataaactaacatttgggatggaaggttcaattgattgtattctgaccaatcaacacaaaaggcagatgtctcctcttccagatcaggagtaggttccaaacaaatgtactcacactacataagttcagcaccagaacatctgttcttcaactggtagctgcaaaccagtatgccatcagttccttcttcttggaacacacaattcttgacaatcttgaagatcatcaaacacctttgcagatgaatatgaggaacactgatcatttgaacctcttcaacctcaataaccatgcctttatgagtggacttgagaaaagatctcaagtatctttgacacttgtactaaagttgaaaacaatctgctacaaattctgttgaaaaccatataaccctagagatcttctttcaaagataggattatgcatcagatgctatgcagcagaaaatagccatatatcaacagagattacacaatgcttactcccagaaccagttgtaagcatgacatccaagaattgcagctgaacaatccaacaatatgcttgcttcttcttcaagcaacacaacaagacctaaccaatattttgaccagaaagaaacagataagcacaaagaataccttatcattaacttcactcccgcatgaaggttttgacaatcttcttctctgtaccctgctatatgctgaataaaacaccccaaattcttcactcccgcatgaatcatttggatatcagtaacaccatcttcccttgccaagagaatacacctgttatggtcagtttggtccagtcttccacacataggtccatcctccacttttagggaccattcaatatgaacatgaaggttcaaacaatcaactacctccaacaaccagaaagtatctcccatggatctcatccagaaacagacaggatgcctgctctgataccaattgaaattctggtaagacagaccccagatgtcatatacgatgttgtgacatctggtctgtcatcagcttggctgaggcagtacatacatatccctcaattatttattacatctaacatccagaagtctggaagtgttgggatcccatatcagttcagttaacattaacaaatctgcttagcagagattctgtgttagcacagtcattaaatcacacactgatgtcgtgcacgatgttatgacatccaaactgaacttacaaataaacaatgcagaaacataaacaacacaacagaattgttcacccagttcggttcaatcaacctactctgggggcataccaagccagggatgaagtccactattagcagtatcaattcagagctaaactcccagtttacaactcctcacttaatcactacccaatgacccctctacctaggttctccctagatatggaatatctccattccactcccaatcatagcaatgatgtctagcagtcaacaactcagccactgcatcgacggcttaattaccatcattcaaagcacacaaataaacatatcttagagttgcttcaaagcttcctccaagcacacaactccactcattgctttacaacttctgagtgaataaaacaaacctcttacctacaggcttcgaggcacaaatcagtgaccttcccacaaaccgggaggttcacctacacggctaaccctaatagttacatctttctaaacgccggctagctcactaaactaggttacaaagtttcctatttataacctattcccaactggacttgggcttacaatcacaacattatttgctgttacaaatcacagaaaactttctgctaaaaacaaggtcttcaatcataagtttcctaatttatcttcataattggaaactgcataattctccaatattctaatcttgattctcttgacctttaatcctgccacataggattgcataatattccaaagaatattctgcatcttttaaaaccaaaactgaatctttatattccagctcagcaggcgcgtgacagctaaatataacagtaactgctgtcaaatactgatgtcacagagcatgtcgtgacattccatagaacatcttgatgctgtacctgttctgcataaatcacagcaaacagtattcttcacttcaattctctgcttctcacatatcaggatgccaaaaagacagcccatgatttgttctattactgatgtacaatcaacacaatctttagtttcccaaaataaagactgagataaataaggaaacatcatagaaatagaatagaaaatgtagcagctactgctgtcaaacactgatgtcatgacgtcgagcatgacatccaactcacagcatgtattagcttacacaaccagaacctgcataacctttaacactacacaccacatgtcatgaccttagtcaagacaacagaatacacatgaatgttttaccacaaaatgcagccaatcaaaacatctacagcctgctttccattgaactttgatttagtttctacaacttcgacttcagacgcctccaccatgttgatatcttctacctcacagaggctagcgtcagcaatgttcagaggatttgaatctaccctcatttgattcttggttttgtcagcaaacttcaaccttccatcattgagagcattttgaattagatccctgaaaagaaaacattgagaagttttatggcctaaaaaaccatgatatttacagaaacctcttttcttccgttgttccaacggaggaattttggaatttgggggtagtatcatttggccatcttttaccagtaaatcaaatatttcatcacatttggtaatgtcaaatgtataagttttcttagggaacctatcattcttatcattttctactgggttttttccatttgctggatttaacaatttgcaagcataaggtggcgcttcttttaattcagccaagtctatttcgacttcttcagggctatatgaatcattgaaagacTCCTCATCAACAGTCTCGGCTTCGACGAacgccactctttctttcttatagcttttatttgccctagctttttctgccttcaggcgttcgacctgtcgaaccctatctgctaattgggccatgtccctgaggtattgggtatctagtttctttcttattgaataatccaaaccacccgcagccatttcgacgagttcatgttccggaaccgttgtaaaacatcttgatttcaacaggcggaacctatttaagtagtcatcaattgtctctgcgaattttcttttaacactggccaattctttcagacttatcttagtttgacccatgtagaattgctcgtggaacaacctttctaagtatgcccatgcgtctatcgaatttggtggcaaagtagtgaaccaaataaacgcattttttgtcagcgaactagggaaatatttaatccttagatcctcgtttcccgctaagtctcctgcttctgttaaatatctagcaatatgttccacagttgactcattagtttcgccagaaaattttgtgaatttaggaaccttagttcccctaggcaattctgtttgcatgatataatctgatataggggatgtataatttggacgtctgagtccaatactaaggccattattggccataaccctttctatcatggcagttaaattattttctgtggccagattttctcttctaactctttggacaatctcatctggatgatcgtccctacccaaaatcctcaatctgggtcgttcttcctccatttcttgtcgaaaggggacggtcctttgactagaatcctccaagttaattaccggagtcttttcgaacgactccgtccttcgtgaggggcctatatccctaggaactgtcctaggtgggggaaccatatcttgcacacgttccaaaataggcctctcttcttgattcacaggctgtttgtctttccttttaggtggtggtactcccatgaattctgccattcgattcatttgcgatgatatcttttggaaaatttctacgttttctctatttgtcgtagtaacatttgccattagtgggttcaagactgaagttagttctctggccaaaacccctaccatatcatggttgcttgcatccatttcttgtcgaaatgctgcttggttatttgtggtgaaattgggtatttgggtagaaaaattagtgttgcgtccacttcgacccactgaactaacatttggtgaaaatgtcgtatTATTAGTTGAGGTGTTTATGGGTCTTGCCCCTCGGACGTCTGTTCCAAATGggaatgggtatggcattccatatggagtatttggtctccattcgaagccAGAACTTGTGCCTTGACCCAATGAATTGTTTGCAGCGTTTGTCCAGGGATACAGTACATCATCTGCACTTgtagatgagggtgcggttgtcgatgccgaaactggaacagttcctgaatgtcctgtagtattttcaggcgcagtctgggaattgtctgcaggtctcgatccatttggacccgttacatctcgtgcttcttgagtagaagtcgaatttgccgctcctgatcctgaaccttgtgggggatcttgattaccccctgcactggccgtaacgaccattttcctgttgtaccttcgtttgggaatcggttgtgcactgtcttttaatttaccgttcctaaggttcatacaaggtcttgatattgtctagacaaaaacaaaacaattgattaaaacaatccgcgtgacactgtcccaccgggtgtgccaatttgtttacggtgatttccggtaaacaaccgctagtcttccaaactataataaatatgatttggttacttgcaggatcgactagattgatcctaggacacatagtcaagaggattgttatcaatgttcatttgaatcatattcgtaatttgtcctctttgatgagtattgttcgattcaagaatcttggtaattgcttcgttatatgtaattataacctcaacaagaaaaataaataacataacatatgaaacttaaaaattgttaaaacataaagagtCTTAAACTGCATAAACGTTAaggactttaaaagtaaatgatcatgaaagtaaattcgaaagtaaaataaagatacaggaatgtaaatgacaagaaataaatggaatgcagtaactcagaaatgtattcgaaaatgaaatacaatacacatgtattaaaatggtggtgtcatacgtacattttctcagcgaactctttctcgtaacacttgatacttgagtaaatatgtgagtgatttgtacaaaatgaacacacggaatcctaacataaagacccctatttatactagtttcgaccttaacggtcctacactaatctgctgccacgtttctcatcagaacttccagcgaagccatctgtatttggacagttacgatactgtcttcgaatttcaaatcttcccgcctgagtccgtcttcgacgcgtggcagtgtattaaacaaacactactaaaaaacacgctaagtagtaatacttgaatatatactttataaattttgtctaagtcccgaagacatatgctttcattagtctttcagtgtccactatcttcaacgaacttagaagtctgtatcttcgaggcatgaccatcagtagccattctttcactttttaagggatggccatcagtaaccatctttccttcgattctcaactccttcgaaggacaaacaatataaaacgaaatcttcagctaacacatcCTCACACTCTTTTTAAACAAGTTCACATATGATTTTCAAATAGATGTACACAAAagcaataacattttcaaagaggttcccatggagtatcatggatatgaggggtgcttaaaaccttccccttataTAACAGACGCCCTtatccaaatctctgataagttcattagttttgattttaaaaacttttgtgggttttattcgctctttcacccattccttttggaaaaaaacaaagcgcggtggcgactctgtttaaaaatgagctaagtctttcccatgactttagtctcaccaatttcaccgctacacaaCGTCTTGTCGAACACACTTTAAAAAATAACGAAAACATTTCTTCTctcatctttttattcttttgcaAACAAAACCGCTTTAACTTTACAGTGATTTtcaaaggttcctgtggagtatcACAGATGTAAGGGGTGCTAAGgttcccttgcataaccaacccccttatTCAGATTTCTCTTTGTGAGTTTTATCGATATTTCcccctttcctcttttggaaacaataaagttcaGTGTCGACTCTTGCTTTTGTGAGTTAAGGTtagttaatcaatagcttaatctccAGATTTTTCCCGTCGCTACAAGTGCTAGTAGAATTTATATTACTCTATATCAACCAAACTCTCGCGGAAATAAAAATAGAGTGTGTTGAAGGTTTAACATGTCATTTCTAAGCTAGATGATGTTGTCTTGCTTGGAAAGAAATCAACATTAGAAAATTCAATATTTAGCTAAGGAATTGAGTCACCACAATCTCATTCAATGTGATGGAAGTCTCGTCTTCTAGACCACATCGGGTCCACCCATATTAAGTGCTCTATTACGGTGGTGTAACACACATAAAGTAGGGACTGATATTGGATTTTGGGTAGGTTGGAGAGATTTCTTACACCTTCACGAATTGACTTTAAAATTTTATCCTTTATCAAAATCTATAGCGGATCAAGTGTTTGCTCATAGTCAAAGTGTGGTGGTGGATCTCCTgcttttcttttattgaaatttaatttgttaatgGTGATTTAACTTGGTTTAAGCTCGAGCCCATGAGTAGCAAGATGGATCTTTAGTATTGGTGTTTTTGTTTCTGATATTTGGTTGCCCCCTCATGGTTTGAGACTTTTTTTTGTCGTGTATATTGTATTTTCTAGTTTATGGACACTTTTTGTACTTTATGTATTGTAACTTCATCtctctttttatatatttattttaccaTTAAAAAAAGACTAGCTTATCTCAGGTAATCCCAATAAAgaatttgactttttttttaaactcatctttcttttaaaattattttaaatataaaaaataaccgttattttatttatatttgatggtTATGTCAtaactatttttatattataaacaaTACTTTAAAAACTATACCAAACCGACCAGTTCAATCAATTGAACGTAAACCTCAGATAAATTCGGTTGAATCAATTTTTCAAAATTGCTAGTGGACCAAAACCGGAGTAGAACTGGAAAAATCGGATTGAACTATTCAAAACCATTCAAACCATAGAACTGGAACCGATTTGTAAAACCGCCCCGTTGACAAAAATGCATTAAATTGAccgattttttatttaaaaaaaaagattaataTGTAAATTTCAAAACTTAATATAAATTCTCCAATCATAAAAAAGAATTTCGTGTTTTTATTACAAAcataaaaatttctaagttttgtcACTCTATTAGAATTTTTCTTCCAACCACACTCAATCATATGTTTGTCGTAATTCAACTCaaatttgttttttgttgtttaattaaGTGTATTGTATTGTTTGTTTTTTGTATTCTATATTTTAATTTAGGTATTTTTGAttatttaaactttattttaattattatgttctattattttatttttgtttgatttagtataacttattttattgtaattttttaatCTGTTTAAATTATTGTTAAATGAAGGTTAAAATTAAGTATAAACTATGTTGTGTTATTATATGTAGTATATTAAGtttgtaattaatttttaaaatatttgttttaataaattgTGAATATATGATTATATTTTATGTGACATATCTATCAAAAATTAGTttcatattattagtttatttaaaaAACGATTCGATCATATATTTAACCGATTGAATCAATTAAGTCTTAAATCGAAAGCTTCACCGATTCGATCTCCgatataatttttaaaacattacttAAATTATAAACCGAATACTATAAATGATTATTACAAATGAGTGTCAGTTTAATTTTTCACGAATAGATTGAATATTGTCTATGCGAATATGCAACCACAATACTTAAGTCTCTAAACAATTATACGGATGCATTTCTAGAGTTtttcaaactaattttttttaattaaatcaaaagaaATTTATGTTATCTTATCTAAATGCTCATAGAtaaataacaatttaattatagatatatatattaatagttatatTTATTGTTTCCATCAGAATTCGAACATAATATTCTCCAAATATCATCTTCTGCATAAGCACTTTATCACTGAACCCCCAAGTATctgatttatatatttttttaaagaaaatgtagaaattaattttttttttcaattaagacCGAAGGGATTTGTACTAGTAAATATGAAGTAGTGATTTTGTTTGGTAATATATTCATTTCTAGACTTCTAGTCCGtggataaaatattattttaattgcgaagtaaagaatcaaattaAATACCTAAGAAAAGTAGTAGGGCGAATTTAATTTTACTCTGAAAAGTAGCTCGGAAGACAACATTCGTCGGTAGGGTTGACCAAGTTTATTTTCAAATCACGTGCAAGCCAGCCTAGACATGAATGGTTACCACATTATAGGAAAAAACTGTAGAACTACTGCAAATCTTACACCCTAATAAATATACTTTATTGTAGTAAAAATACAGTTCTACACGCTGTTTTTTCAGGACCATATTTAGAAGGGAACTCATTTTTATGCATATATTTTTGCCGACAAATTTTACATGTTACTacattttattacaaaatcaagTATAAAGTATGAAGGCCAATATTCAACGTGGACTTATGTATAAATGACAAACTAATGATCTGCATTATTGTGAAAAGCAAAAAGAGTGATATCCTACCAGGTTACCAAATGCAGCCAGAGTCCACGTTAGACTTTTGAAGCTCATTATTGTTCCACTTGTTATCCTTTAATGCTTTCCCCTACTCCCCCAACGGTTCAGAACACGCAATCTTTAATACACATCGATATTTGATGAGGCCTATAAAGCACATTGAACAATATCTACAAGATATCAAGAGTAGCAAAGTGACAGTTTATCCAAAGAAAAAAAGAGCAGCAAAGTGTAAGAAAACGTGTGAAGGAGTTTTTCAATTCAATTGGGCATTAATGGGATTCCAAGGGAAATGGCTTTCTGTGAGTGTTCTACTTCTTTGCATTGTTCTTGATCTTAGTATTCTTACTCTTGGTGATCACAAGCTTGACCAAGAAAGGTTTGGAGATGATTGTCGATTTGGACGTGGACCTCGTTGTAGAGGTTGGGGTGGTCGTCGTGGTTGGGGTGGTCGTCGTGGCCATGGTGATTTTGGAGGTGGAGGTGGAAGAGGAGGGGGCTTTGGTGGTGGTGGAGGTCTTGGTGGTGGCGGTGGTACAGGAGGAGGTCTAGGTGGTGGTGGAGGACttggaggtggtggaggtcttggTGGTGGCGGTGGTACAGGAGGAGGTCTAGGTGGTGGTGGAGGACttggaggtggtggaggtcttggtggtggtggtggtgcaGGAGGAGGTCTTGGTGGTGGTGGAGGACTTGGAGGTGGTGGTGGAGGAGGTAGTGGTGGTGGAGGTGGATTAGGTGGTGGGTCTGGACAAGGTGGAGGATTTGGCGCTGGTGGAGGTGTAGGCGGTGGAACTGGAGGAGGTATTGGAGGTGGTGGAGGAGGAGGAAGTGGTGGTGGGGGTGGATTAGGCAGTGGATCAGGTCATGGTGGAGGTTTTGGAGCTGGTGGAGGTGTAGGTGGTGGAGCTGGAGGAGGTCTTGGAGGTGGTGGAGGAGGAGGCAGTGGTGGTGGGGGTGGATTAGGTGGTGGCTCGGGGCATGGAGGAGGATTTGGAGCCGGTGGAGGTGTAGGTGGTGGAGCTGGAGGAGGTCTTGGtggtggaggaggaggaggtaGTGGTGGTGGAAGTGGATTAGGTGGTGGTTC contains:
- the LOC131604855 gene encoding glycine-rich cell wall structural protein 1-like yields the protein MRPIKHIEQYLQDIKSSKVTVYPKKKRAAKCKKTCEGVFQFNWALMGFQGKWLSVSVLLLCIVLDLSILTLGDHKLDQERFGDDCRFGRGPRCRGWGGRRGWGGRRGHGDFGGGGGRGGGFGGGGGLGGGGGTGGGLGGGGGLGGGGGLGGGGGTGGGLGGGGGLGGGGGLGGGGGAGGGLGGGGGLGGGGGGGSGGGGGLGGGSGQGGGFGAGGGVGGGTGGGIGGGGGGGSGGGGGLGSGSGHGGGFGAGGGVGGGAGGGLGGGGGGGSGGGGGLGGGSGHGGGFGAGGGVGGGAGGGLGGGGGGGSGGGSGLGGGSGQGGGFGAGGGIGGGTGGGIGGGGGGGSGGGGGIGGGSGHGSGFGAGAGVGGGSGGIAGGGGGGGGGGGGTDGGSGHGEGFGAGGGVGSGGGAGLGGGVGGGHGGGGGVGIGIGIGIGVGIGSGAGQGSGTGTGSGIGGGSGAKH